A region from the Candidatus Coatesbacteria bacterium genome encodes:
- a CDS encoding glycosyltransferase, giving the protein MTVAAVIFWLSLFVLAEIYLLHPLLLFLLSRFIHRPVKRDPAHRPSFTLFIPCYNEAANIAAKLENALALDYPADKLEILVADDGSADDTVALARRYEDRGVRVVAFEENRGKTTVMNELSPACRGEIIVYSDGNVMLEPDALLRFAELFADPSVGCVGGYLEQRPPSTDGATATAYGNSFIRRYEDRQKIWESRMWSCIYVQGGHMALRRELYHPSAPEVSPDTLLTVSTVAFGKRTIYDPRVRAWEETQTASGDEFRRRVRLSLLEMGFFPYLHQVLPLRGHLLYHLNFFLRKTLRQTTPLWLLTLLLSGVVCAFSGTVGAVTAHVGVFASAYPYLWLSLAQGAFYLAAAVGALLHDRLRGLPALPYYTTATFAAMAVAWGRFCKGRRAVTWKPRQD; this is encoded by the coding sequence ATGACCGTCGCCGCCGTCATCTTCTGGCTATCGCTGTTCGTGTTGGCGGAGATCTACCTCCTCCACCCCCTGCTGTTGTTCCTGCTTTCCCGCTTCATCCACCGACCGGTCAAGCGCGATCCCGCCCACCGCCCGAGCTTCACCCTGTTCATCCCCTGCTACAACGAGGCGGCCAACATCGCCGCCAAGCTGGAGAACGCCCTGGCGCTGGATTATCCGGCCGACAAGCTGGAGATCCTCGTCGCCGACGACGGCTCCGCCGACGACACCGTCGCCCTCGCCCGGCGCTACGAGGATCGGGGGGTACGTGTGGTGGCCTTCGAGGAGAACCGCGGCAAGACCACGGTGATGAACGAGCTCTCCCCCGCCTGCCGAGGCGAGATCATCGTCTACTCCGACGGCAACGTCATGCTGGAGCCCGACGCCCTGCTGCGCTTCGCCGAGCTGTTCGCCGATCCGAGCGTCGGCTGCGTCGGCGGCTACCTCGAACAGCGCCCCCCATCGACGGACGGCGCCACGGCGACCGCCTACGGCAACTCCTTCATCCGTCGCTACGAGGACCGGCAGAAGATCTGGGAGAGCCGGATGTGGAGCTGCATCTACGTCCAGGGCGGCCACATGGCCCTGCGTCGCGAACTCTACCACCCCTCGGCCCCCGAGGTCTCGCCGGACACCCTGCTGACCGTCTCCACGGTGGCCTTCGGCAAGCGGACGATCTACGACCCCCGGGTCCGGGCCTGGGAGGAGACCCAGACCGCTTCGGGGGACGAGTTCCGCCGACGGGTGCGGCTGTCCCTGCTCGAGATGGGCTTCTTCCCCTACCTGCACCAGGTCCTGCCGCTCCGGGGCCACCTCCTCTACCATCTCAATTTCTTCCTGCGCAAAACCCTGCGCCAAACAACGCCGCTCTGGCTGCTGACGCTGCTGCTCTCCGGCGTCGTCTGCGCCTTCAGCGGCACCGTCGGCGCCGTGACCGCCCACGTCGGCGTCTTCGCCTCGGCTTATCCGTATCTCTGGCTCAGCCTGGCCCAGGGCGCCTTCTATCTGGCCGCCGCCGTCGGCGCCCTGCTCCACGACCGCCTCCGCGGCCTCCCCGCCCTGCCCTACTACACCACGGCTACCTTCGCCGCCATGGCCGTGGCCTGGGGGCGCTTCTGCAAAGGGCGCCGCGCCGTGACCTGGAAACCCCGCCAGGATTGA
- a CDS encoding sugar nucleotide-binding protein produces MRLFILGGEGRVGTFTIPSLARRWAVTAPTLAELDARDREALFRAVETAEPDLVVNYAALTDLHQCEREPELARQVNAVVAGNAAAAARRVGARLLYLSTDAVFDGVKGTPYTETDAPNPVNVYGRTKREGELEVEDKADDWTILRIGWLFGGTQVGKFPDFIIKLARERDRLQVVDDRYGSPMRMADLLEILLGVVPLKELRGYVHVANPGPPPNRLEFAREILAANDLAQVELEGVSSDHFGEKVPRGPYLGLNIDRLRSLKLEPTDDWTAAVRAEYRR; encoded by the coding sequence ATGCGCCTGTTCATCCTGGGTGGCGAGGGTCGCGTCGGCACCTTCACAATTCCGAGTCTGGCCCGGCGCTGGGCGGTCACCGCGCCTACTCTGGCCGAGCTGGACGCCCGCGACCGCGAGGCTCTCTTCCGGGCCGTCGAGACGGCCGAGCCCGACCTGGTCGTCAACTACGCCGCCCTGACCGACCTGCACCAGTGCGAGCGCGAGCCCGAGCTGGCCCGGCAGGTCAACGCCGTCGTCGCCGGCAACGCCGCCGCGGCCGCCCGCCGCGTCGGCGCCCGGCTGCTGTACCTCTCGACGGACGCCGTCTTCGACGGCGTCAAGGGAACGCCCTACACCGAGACCGACGCGCCCAACCCCGTCAACGTTTACGGCCGGACCAAGCGCGAGGGCGAACTCGAGGTCGAAGACAAGGCCGACGACTGGACCATCCTGCGCATCGGCTGGCTGTTCGGCGGCACCCAGGTGGGCAAGTTCCCCGACTTCATCATCAAGCTGGCCCGGGAGCGCGACCGGCTCCAGGTGGTCGACGACCGCTACGGTTCGCCGATGCGGATGGCCGATCTGCTGGAGATCCTGCTGGGCGTAGTGCCCCTGAAAGAGCTGCGGGGCTACGTCCATGTGGCCAACCCCGGCCCGCCGCCCAACCGGCTGGAGTTCGCCCGGGAGATCCTGGCCGCCAACGATCTCGCCCAGGTCGAGCTTGAGGGCGTCAGCAGCGACCACTTCGGCGAGAAGGTTCCCCGGGGGCCGTATCTGGGCTTGAACATCGACCGGCTGCGCTCGTTGAAGCTGGAGCCCACCGACGACTGGACCGCCGCCGTCCGCGCCGAATACCGCCGATGA
- a CDS encoding geranylgeranyl reductase family protein codes for MGILPYRRSKVKRSWAVAARFAIINAPPSPGSAVGRQSAQLVIVGAGPAGSACALHAARDGLEVLLLEKRQQVGFPVRCAEAVGREGFAAELAAEPAFFPDGPAGDPAPGMLADFIDGGALVAPDGTTAYLEKPRVGYVLERKIFDLLLAEEAVRCGTELWTKARAVGLRRDGDRWRIIVQRHGSRMELETPLVVGADGVEGLVGRWAGLKKPLKPGEIHSCAQVLAAGLGDEIRPRSVYFHLGSRLAPRGYLWIFPKGPGRANIGLGLRGPVEGPPARAHLEAFLNANFPGAGVLEEVHGCVPTTEPPTDLAADGLLLIGDAARQVDPFSGAGINWALEAGRLAAETAAAALTAERTPTLERLKTYERNWRRAHRREHQKLLRVKNFVDELTDEEINRAAAALAASTDELGEFSVGRMLGHILRRDPGLLWKARKLL; via the coding sequence ATTGGTATTTTACCGTACCGGCGGTCAAAGGTAAAGCGTAGCTGGGCCGTTGCCGCGCGGTTTGCTATAATCAACGCGCCACCGTCACCCGGGAGCGCCGTGGGTCGTCAAAGCGCCCAACTGGTAATCGTCGGCGCCGGTCCGGCCGGTTCCGCCTGCGCCCTGCACGCCGCCCGGGACGGCCTCGAGGTTCTGCTACTCGAAAAACGCCAACAGGTAGGTTTTCCCGTCCGCTGCGCCGAGGCCGTCGGCCGGGAGGGTTTCGCCGCCGAATTGGCCGCCGAGCCGGCTTTCTTTCCCGACGGACCCGCGGGCGATCCCGCCCCCGGGATGCTCGCCGACTTCATCGACGGCGGCGCCCTCGTCGCCCCCGACGGCACCACGGCCTATCTCGAAAAGCCCCGCGTCGGCTACGTGCTCGAGCGCAAGATCTTCGACCTGCTGTTGGCCGAGGAGGCCGTCCGCTGCGGGACCGAGCTGTGGACCAAGGCCCGGGCCGTCGGCCTGCGACGCGACGGCGACCGTTGGCGGATCATCGTCCAGCGCCACGGCTCGCGGATGGAGCTCGAGACCCCCCTCGTCGTCGGCGCCGACGGCGTCGAGGGTCTCGTCGGCCGCTGGGCCGGTCTCAAGAAGCCGCTCAAACCCGGCGAAATCCACTCCTGCGCCCAGGTGCTGGCCGCCGGTCTGGGCGATGAGATCCGCCCGCGCAGCGTCTACTTCCACCTCGGCTCCCGCCTCGCCCCGCGCGGCTATCTGTGGATCTTCCCCAAGGGCCCCGGCCGGGCCAACATCGGCCTCGGTCTGCGCGGCCCCGTCGAGGGGCCTCCCGCCCGAGCCCACCTCGAGGCTTTCCTCAACGCCAACTTCCCCGGAGCGGGTGTCCTGGAGGAGGTCCACGGCTGTGTGCCGACAACGGAACCGCCGACGGACCTCGCCGCCGACGGCCTCCTGCTCATCGGCGACGCCGCCCGCCAGGTCGACCCCTTCTCCGGCGCCGGCATCAACTGGGCCCTCGAGGCCGGTCGCCTGGCCGCCGAAACCGCCGCCGCGGCGCTCACCGCCGAGCGCACACCCACCCTCGAGCGCCTGAAAACCTACGAGCGCAACTGGCGCCGCGCCCATCGGCGCGAGCACCAGAAGCTCCTGCGCGTCAAAAACTTCGTCGACGAGCTGACCGACGAGGAGATCAACCGCGCCGCCGCCGCGCTGGCCGCCTCCACCGATGAGCTGGGCGAGTTCTCCGTCGGACGGATGCTCGGCCACATCCTGCGCCGGGATCCCGGCCTGCTCTGGAAGGCCCGCAAACTGCTCTGA